From one Magnolia sinica isolate HGM2019 chromosome 18, MsV1, whole genome shotgun sequence genomic stretch:
- the LOC131232660 gene encoding uncharacterized protein LOC131232660, giving the protein MEMGCSGIPIITVITISGCSLLFLAFLRNVRTDSSQTTQEEETTDDATPKRSISSGKKKVRFSEDVEEPSGNNVEYRRRRGGQRKTIPKKDGREERREKRGVELPANQSALYSGIYRYRSQMSMLMIYG; this is encoded by the exons ATGGAAATGGGCTGTTCTGGAATTCCCATCATCACCGTAATCACCATCTCCGGCTGCAGCCTTCTCTTCCTCGCATTCCTCAGGAACGTCCGTACGGATTCTTCTCAAACCACACAAGAGGAAGAAACGACGGACGATGCCACACCCAAACGCTCCATCTCTTCTG GAAAGAAAAAGGTGAGGTTTTCTGAGGACGTGGAAGAGCCGTCGGGGAATAACGTGGAATACAGGAGACGACGCGGCGGACAGAGGAAGACGATTCCGAAGAAGGATGGAAGGGAGGAGAGGAGGGAGAAAAGGGGCGTGGAATTGCCTGCGAATCAGAGCGCTCTGTATAGTGGGATTTATCGGTACCGTTCGCAGATGTCCATGTTGATGATCTACGGCTGA